In Oryza brachyantha chromosome 2, ObraRS2, whole genome shotgun sequence, a single window of DNA contains:
- the LOC102720396 gene encoding probable beta-1,3-galactosyltransferase 2 yields the protein MSWRKGGGGGGDGGVSRRWAVLLCLGSFCLGLLFTNRMWTLPEANEIAPPNGNGEAVNARQLVAAECGPKKVQQHDYKDILRVQDTHHGVQTLDKTIASLETELSAARSLQESLLNGSPVAEEFKLSESIGRRKYLMVIGINTAFSSRKRRDSIRYTWMPQGEKRKKLEEEKGIIIRFVIGHSAISGGIVDRAIEAEDRKHNDFMRIDHVEGYLALSGKTKTYFATAVSLWDADFYVKVDDDVHVNIATLGQILSNHALKPRVYIGCMKSGPVLTEKGVRYYEPEHWKFGEPGNKYFRHATGQLYAISKDLATYISINRHVLHKYINEDVSLGSWFIGLDVEHIDDRRLCCGTPPDCEWKAQAGNTCAASFDWRCSGICNSEGRIWEVHNKCAEGEKALWNATF from the exons atgagctggaggaaaggaggaggagggggaggggatggAGGGGTGTCGAGGAGATGGGCCGTGCTGCTCTGCCTCGGGAGCTTCTGCCTCGGCCTGCTCTTCACCAACAG AATGTGGACGCTGCCTGAGGCAAATGAGATTGCTCCACCAAACGGAAATGGAGAAGCAGTCAATGCGCGGCAACTAGTTGCCGCGGAGTGTGGTCCTAAAAAG GTCCAACAACACGATTATAAAGATATATTGCGGGTTCAAGATACTCATCATGGTGTACA AACATTAGATAAGACAATAGCAAGTTTAGAGACAGAACTATCAGCTGCAAGATCCCTGCAAGAATCCTTGCTCAATGGTTCCCCAGTTGCAGAAGAGTTCAAACTTTCTGAGTCAATTGGGAGGCGAAAGTACCTTATGGTCATAGGCATCAATACTGCATTTAGCAGTCGGAAGAGAAGAGATTCCATACGCTACACCTGGATGCCTCAAG GtgagaaaaggaagaaactTGAGGAAGAAAAGGGGATCATCATTCGTTTCGTCATTGGCCACAG TGCTATATCAGGTGGAATTGTTGATAGAGCAATTGAAGCAGAGGACAGAAAGCATAATGACTTCATGAGGATA GATCATGTTGAAGGATACCTTGCTCTATCTGGCAAAACCAAGACATACTTTGCTACAGCTGTTTCATTATGGGATGCTGACTTTTATGTGAAGGTTGATGATGATGTGCATGTAAACATAG CAACACTTGGGCAGATTTTATCCAACCATGCATTAAAACCCAGAGTATATATTGGATGCATGAAATCTGGACCTGTCCTAACTGAAAA GGGTGTAAGATACTATGAGCCCGAGCATTGGAAATTTGGCGAACCAGGAAACAAATATTTTCGACATGCCACTGGTCAATTGTATGCTATTTCAAAAGATCTAGCAACCTACATATCTATAAACAG GCATGTTCTCCACAAGTATATAAATGAGGATGTTTCATTAGGATCTTGGTTCATTGGATTAGATGTCGAGCATATCGACGACCGAAGACTTTGTTGTGGAACTCCGCCTG ACTGCGAGTGGAAAGCCCAGGCGGGGAACACCTGCGCCGCGTCATTCGACTGGAGATGCAGCGGCATATGCAACTCGGAAGGGAGGATCTGGGAGGTGCACAATAAGTGCGCCGAAGGGGAGAAGGCGCTCTGGAACGCCACCTTCTAG
- the LOC102716192 gene encoding uncharacterized protein LOC102716192, which produces MDIINPYLSWPCSLERREYYLYFVRSFSFACRAKAGNHGGLVRRALSSKAGGSSVRGDLPAVLSHVREGGSGCVQKDPYPLSEAATKLNALLDEIKRKKLDTVPWVMVIKTIVNFEIVRREIHFRNIRRSWGITAVILAGYFGGYAMEEEKNRKRTQAMVN; this is translated from the exons ATGGATATAATTAATCCTTATCTGTCCTGGCCGTGTTCGTTGGAGAGGAG GGAGTACTACCTCTATTTCGTGCGATCTTTCTCCTTCGCTTGCCGCGCCAAGGCAGGAAACCACGGCGGCCTCGTTCGCCGCGCCCTTTCTTCCAAGGCGGGGGGAAGCTCCGTCCGCGGCGATCTCCCCGCCGTGCTCAGCCACGTTCGCGAGGGTGGGAGCGGGTGCGTCCAGAAGGATCCGTATCCCCTATCGGAGGCGGCCACTAAG ctaaaTGCACTGCTCGATGAAATCAAGAGAAAGAAGCTCGACACCGTGCCGTGGGTAATGGTGATCAAAACCATCGTGAA CTTTGAGATTGTTCGGAGGGAGATCCACTTCAGAAACATCCGTCGATCGTGGGGCATTACCGCTGTTATTCTTGCTGGTTACTTTGGTGGATATGCGATGGAAGAGGAGAAGAACAGGAAGAGGACGCAAGCTATGGTGAATTAA